The genomic DNA ACTACTTGTAAAATACTAATACAACGGACAACTGACTGACGCTATTCCCTTAGGCAGATTTAAACCGTGATACAGGACCCAAATAATCCCATCGCAATTCTTTTGCGTGAACATGGGCAAGCAGACTCCGAAAAACGAATGTCCCTTGAACAGATTGCTAATGAGGCAGATCTTGATTCAGGATTCCTTCGAAGGTGGGCACGTGGAGAGGGAGTTCCGGCATCAAAGTACTTAAAACAATTAGCAGAAGCTCTCGAAGTGCCAGTACAGCTTTTAGAGAAATATCAGCAAGAAGCTTCTGTACGCAGGGAGAAAATTAAAGATGAACGGAGAAAAGCAAGAAAGAGGGGGCAGGAACCAGATTTAGTCGCAGCAACCAAAAAAGTGGTGAATGTCTTAGGGGGATTGGATGTAGGACTAAAGTCTGAGGAAGTTCAAAATTCCCAAGACAAATCAGCACCTCTTGACTACCAGAACAAATCGGTACTCTCGACAAAGCAAGATATTACCAAAGCTATGCTTGCCATGATGGAGAGGTTACACGTCACTGAAGCAGATCGCTCTAAAAAAGTATTTCTAACATTTCAATCAGCAAGTGTTTTTAGAACCGAGAAAGAGAAGAATGACTGGCGGAAAGCCGTTAAGTTAGCGTTAAAGAATGGTTGGAATATTGATTATCTTGTCCGTCTAGATCGAAACTTAGATAGAACATGCGAGATAATCGCTAGCATTTTGCAGTTTTGGGGATATAAAGGAAAATTTACTGCTTATGCTTTTATCCAGGATGGAACGTTATCGGTTGCTGATGAAGTATTTGTCATAGAAGATAAAGAAGCACTTCTCGCACTTGAGACAAGCAAAGAATTGGCTTCTGAAGGTGGGATTGGAATTCTGGAATCCAGTAATCAACTAAGTTCTGTAAATGTAGCTGTTTATTTAGAAGCAGAAAAGAATGAGGATGGTGACTGGATTAAATTTTTAAATCAGCATTTGGAACTACGCAAGAGAGTAGAAACGGTTGAAATATTTAGTAGATATGATGATCCTGCTCAACCAGATTTGATTGCTATGCTGTCAAATTCTGATTCTTATAGAAGAGGGGATTCTACAATCTTTTTGAGACGATTTTCTGACTTTACCCGACCATGGGAGCAGTACAGTGGCGAGCTTTACAAGAAGTTAGTTAAACAAGATCTTGAAATGCATCGAAGGCGTGCTCTTGATAAAGAGGAATTATCGAGAGAAATTAAGCTCAGAAGACAACGATACTTCCTTGATCTTAGACAATCTTTAAAGCAAGATCGCCGTCGTGAGATTTATCTCGAATCAGATCTAAATGAAATTATTCTTAGTGGAAGACCCGAGCCTTCTCTTTTAGAAATCGACTCAAAAGCCTTAGCAGAGAGGTTTACTTCTATGCGGGAACTGATTTGGGATGAGTCCAATTATGAAGTAGCAATTTTAGACAAATCTTTAGAAAAATTGGTTGATAATGAAATCGTTGAATGGATTCAAAATATTAAACCTCTTTATTTTGAAGTTAAAGCAGGCATCCGTGCATTTGTTGAAGTTCCTGAAGAAGCAGGAGAAAGAAAAAGAGCTAAAAAAGGCGTCGCCCAACGCAGTTTAACAAATTGGCTTTTAGCTCAAAACCCTTTGGTAGTTCAGGCGTTACAAGATATGCTCGAAAAGTTCTGGAATCAAATTGTAGATGAGGACAAAGATAAATTTAATGTTATAAAGAAGCTAGATCGGATGATTTCACAACTACAGTAAAAGGCTTTTACATTCTTACTTTGAATAAATCTCTATTGAGTATTCACATTAACTTTTTACTGTACTTCAGGAATCCCAATGATAAAAGAATTAAGTTTTTGATAGAAGAACAAGGAAATTCAATAAAATGACTATCTCGTTGATCAATGCTTTGGATAAAAACCAAGAAGCTTTAAGTAAGCAACTTCTACAAACCAATTTTCTCTCTAAGTTGCAAACTGGGGATTTTTCAGAAGATACTGCCAAACATCTTGTTGCATTACAACTTGGCTATAATGTCAAGTTCCTATCTGCGCTTACAGAAATGAGAGGAAATTTCTTAGGAGATCCAGACTTCATTAGTAGCTTTCTAGATCCTCATATGAGTACAGAGTTAGGTTCTGATCTGGATTCTGTAGGACTTAAGCAGCACGGCAAAACACATATAGCCATGCTCTATTCTCTCGCAACATCGCTCTCAATGAATAAAGAGGAGCTATATAATTGGGGACACAGCGCTCAAGAATTCTTTGAACGGGCTCTTCTTGGTCTCATCGGGTCACCCAACCGAGGCCGCGCTTTAGGTTCTCTTTATGCAGATGAAGTATTTGCAAATGTCTGGTTTCCTGTCTACTATGAAGGATTCAAAAATTTTTGTCTCCGAACGGATAGAATGTTAGATCTCGAATTCTTCAGGTCCCATGCTGATGAAATTGAACCTGCTCATGTCGAGCATGCTTCTTATCTGATCCAGTTTTGCGTTACCACAAACACAAGCTTAGATGATTTTCAGGAAGGCTATAAAACTTTCCATGCTCATCTTGTCAAGAAGTTCAATAGACTATTTTCAGAAAACTTCGAAACTGTAAGTTTGGCTTAAATATTTGGGCGAGAAATCAAGTGGAATTGATTGAAGTAAAAAAATGGCACTTAAGCTAAAAGCTTAATAGGAGATAGAGATTGTATAAATCATATTTCTGAACTCGTTAACAAAGTCATTGACTACTAAGGGCCGCAATGAGCCAATAATTACTCATTTGGTGAGTCAGTACATGTATAGCCATTGCTAGATCAACTTCTAAGTCTTTTTCTTGAATGTCAATCACTAAGTTGTAAATCAGTTCAAAGCTAACTCGGTCTTCCTTTTCCATCGTTAGAAACTGACCATTCGGGCTATGGTTCAGTTTTTCAATCTCTGTTAGCCCTACAGCACCCTTAATCGTAGATTCACGACTGTCGCGGAGCAAACTGAATTTGGTTTTGGGATGACTAACCACTAACTGATTAAAGTTCTTGATTCTAGCTGTGAAGGCACTACCACCTGCATTCAGGAAGCCAATAACAAATTCTTGTTGAGCAGTTTTAATGCAAAAGTGCTCTGGGAGCTTGCTTTTCCCTAACCGCAAAGGGTAGAACTCTAAGTCTTGACACAACTTAAACGCTTCTGCGATCGCGGCTAGTTTGCCAATCTCATTGGCGTCATTAATGATCGTCGGTTTAGTGTAGTCCTTCGTTAGTTCTTGTTGCTTGTGTCTCAGATACTCAGAAACAACTTCTTCTGTAGATGGCTGTCCGCCTGGAGGAACGATCGAGTCGTCTCGAGCAGTCCCACCATTTGAGTTGATGGGTTTTGACGGACCTGGTGAAGTGGCATCTATATATTCAGTAACATCAGTGACAGGAGCGCCCTCTCCAGCGGATACGCTACTCAGATAGGGCTGAACGAGGCTAACAATTTGAGACATGACTTGCTCAAGTTGCTTGAGCCTGGATTCGACTGAGAGTTTTTGAACTGGGGATTCGTAGTCTACTGGTAAAGGAATGTTGTTGATTTTGTAGCGAAAGTAAGCAGCCGCCCGATTCAGAACTGCACGAATTGAGTCTTGGCTCAGAATGCTAGAGAGTTCTGTAGGAGTGAAGAGGGTATTCAACTCAATCCCCACTGACTTTGTTTTTAGGCTGAGGAGGTCTGCCAACCTGTCAGGACTGGGACGCTCTAGCTTGACGATGTACTCAGACACTCGATCCACGACCGAGCCATCAAAGAAGACTTTGAATTGCTCCCAGCGCTCTGGAAACAAGTTCAGGATGATGAGACTATTGGGCACATGGGTCAGGATCTCTTTGACTGCCGCCCCAAAACTTTCCAAGATGGGAGCGTTGTGCGCCAGCCCTAAGCTCTCTAGCTGATCAAACACAATAATCAGCGGTTCGTCGAGGGTCGATAATCGCCCAAAGACAGTGATGGCTTCTAGGGCAAATTCTTCCCGGCTCATGTCATCTTGCCAGTTGTCCAAGCCAATACTTTCCGCTTCTTCCGCCTCTAGTTCCGAGGCGGCTAACCATCGCCGCACTAAATCTTTTTTGTGGGGGTTGCTGTAGCTGCAAAACTTGATGATGCCTTTGAGGATGGTAGCTGAGTAACCCGCTGCTGTGTAGTGACGGCTCCACCATTCGCTGATGTGCCGTTCAATGTATTGCCAGCTCTCTCGATGGCGTTGAGTTTCTTCGTTACCTAGGCGACTGTAGAGGCTCAAGCTGTTATTCTGGAAAGCTGCCAGAATTTCCTGCCCTTTCTGAGTGCTAGTAACTTTTTCGAGCGAGCTGAGGATTTTCACAAAGCTGTTGGCTAGAAGTAGTTCCAGTTGGGTCCGATCGCTACCGACTACTTTTTCTGCAAAAGACTCCAAGATACGTGAGTAGGTGTGGTGAAGAACTGCCGTGGCATTGTTGGGCTGGCGGATAAACAGCAGGCGATTAGTGCGGAGCAGTTCTTTGGCCATCCGCATGATCAGGTGGGTTTTACCCGACCCAGCGGACCCAATGACGACTGCGCCTTTGCTTTGTTGATTGGGATCGGCCTTGATATCACCCAAGACGGATTTGAGCAGCTCAAACTCAGCTTGATAAACCGCCTGAAAGTCAATGTGATCCTGAAAAGGAGTATCAACTCGGCTGCTGCTAAAGGGATTGGCTGTGTGTTGGAGCTGAGTTTGCATCACTCTACTGTGTTGGGCTTCAAGGATTTTGAGGTAAAGCTGATAGGTAAACTCAGCATCATAGCGGGCTGTATGAGCTTGAGCTGAGTTAAAGCGCTGGTCACTGACTTTGAGATGCAGACACTTGCTTAAGTGCTCTAATGAGTAACTCTCTAGATTCGGCAAATACTGCTTGGCCAACTCCCAAGTACAGGCAACCGAAAAACCTGTCCAAGGAACTTTGGCCTTGCCGAAGCTAAACTTCAGCACGTTCAAGTCGTGATTGGCATAATGGCAGACCACCTGCTTGGACTGAGTTAGGTCAGTGATGTCTTGAACAATGGTTTTGAGAGGTTTCAGGCCACGTTGAAGATTGCAGTTGGTGGGATGCTCAGCCGAAAAAGCCTCATAAATGAGTTGCCCTTGGCTATCAAGAATGGCAATCTCACTCAGTTCAGGGTTTCCCTCTGTGTCAATCACGACAAAATCCAAGCGTCGTTCTCCTACATTCCTCTGGGCTTCGAGTTATTGTTCCCTTGCAATGCGGAGTTTCAACGGGGCTTAAGAATAGCGATCGCTTCAAGACTGAAGGCATTGAAGCGATCGCCCTTGAGGTTATGCTTCCTCAACCATTCGTAGGACTTGCTGGCGCTCCTCCGGACTCAGCCTGCGCAACTCTGCAACTAAACGAATCGGAACCTGCTCGGTGGCTTCCTCGCTGGTGGGTGGCTCCTCTAGCTCATTGAACAGCAGCCGATCGATCACCTCAAAAATAGGACGTAGTTTTTCCTCCGGAGAACACCGCTCGTACATACCTCGTAGGGTCTTAACACTGTGCCCCATCGCATAAGCTAAAGACTCTAATTCCCGATCACTTAAGCCAACCTGAAAGGCCCAGGTTGCCCAGAAGTATCGCATCATGTGGGGCGTGATGCGTTTACCAATCAGTTGATAAGACGTGCGGTCAAAAGAGCCACCAAAAGAACATCCACTGCCCTGCCTTCCGGTTTCTGGTAGCGGAAACAAGTAGCTCGACCGCCATAAAGGGCCTCGAGGCTCCTCACAGACCGTCATATCCTTAGGCTCAAACTCCATCCATCCCTTCGTGATCCAGTGGCCACGTCGCCCCTGAAGCTTGGCATCCCACCAAGTGTAGGGGTAACGATCATAGAACTGCCCTGGCATCCACCAGCCACATAAATAGTGCTCCAGGTATTCGTAGAAATTAGTTCCATCTGCAAACTGCCGATTTGGAATCACCATTGAGTAGACCCCATAGGTTTCATCCGTCTTGTAAGAGCAGAGTTCCAAAACCCATATGCCCTCCGGGTAAGACTTACCTCTATAGACGTAGGTTTTGTAGAGGTAGTTATCTGCGATCGTCCCATCGTGATGCTTATTGCGCACAGC from Trichocoleus desertorum ATA4-8-CV12 includes the following:
- a CDS encoding helix-turn-helix domain-containing protein; translated protein: MSLEQIANEADLDSGFLRRWARGEGVPASKYLKQLAEALEVPVQLLEKYQQEASVRREKIKDERRKARKRGQEPDLVAATKKVVNVLGGLDVGLKSEEVQNSQDKSAPLDYQNKSVLSTKQDITKAMLAMMERLHVTEADRSKKVFLTFQSASVFRTEKEKNDWRKAVKLALKNGWNIDYLVRLDRNLDRTCEIIASILQFWGYKGKFTAYAFIQDGTLSVADEVFVIEDKEALLALETSKELASEGGIGILESSNQLSSVNVAVYLEAEKNEDGDWIKFLNQHLELRKRVETVEIFSRYDDPAQPDLIAMLSNSDSYRRGDSTIFLRRFSDFTRPWEQYSGELYKKLVKQDLEMHRRRALDKEELSREIKLRRQRYFLDLRQSLKQDRRREIYLESDLNEIILSGRPEPSLLEIDSKALAERFTSMRELIWDESNYEVAILDKSLEKLVDNEIVEWIQNIKPLYFEVKAGIRAFVEVPEEAGERKRAKKGVAQRSLTNWLLAQNPLVVQALQDMLEKFWNQIVDEDKDKFNVIKKLDRMISQLQ